From one Babesia bovis T2Bo chromosome 3, whole genome shotgun sequence genomic stretch:
- a CDS encoding Translation initiation factor eIF3 subunit 135 family protein translates to MGGYSMDNSASRFADPLKDYGFDPSSLLHPAKDKENKLDDDSLAILNYFSEHSSGLNLFPTELFDVDSTPGTSRSRRLDWLHDFHGDHGKESDPDTSEDVHPDDLFDGAELGRRLTFYMHGNASPTEQSYGSWELPHSHPVRPSLLSPDDEGFELNTNWYERLQLAYRSALPRNKKHKSLYVLGSDEEHELLLELGRFSKSACLGATSLVYTMLHNGMKSCPPDYIEITKSSSPLIYQFYHKKFPHDRQFVHDGIVYTLVLGRLNCNLGVTYTMAKKMYSNDHKGKQALCEALYHRGSYGHFAIPTQCVVDYVGIRVVAEPLVPLYKSTPSDFVTELLRNYRSASGDAAIDISSSLLEHPEIYESLRSLSSYLHLCSLPIPFEASDICGFTCSISGTPTGLVCEHSGANLQRCDNNLHIRQCHEVLPPILQGHSVYDPLFSMRFRPEFCYTFDGALRSTVRSAAIFSDQRDDGHIEDAFRKLQVILEDCVSHCDELFDSWDLRETFHSFGVNMRYLGMAYECAVYAGLKNLLASDMVSRAVKHLWDLQLQSIFNSGTIDLENVMRRLLRLINDTFGLLPDSSDFWSQSVIPEVARHFNLVDLEGISYRLLPHLLLKSSLEFHLGILIPPPKGGHTYRSPIIFHDFNRIQMPESLVKNRVPYSISNTVDNTYYPLASSRSFVSPPQTFCNLLLNVLFPKVNTVRPYRELQILQAASKLYKGHTASIGPATLIRATTWELGLSKQLECRLVGNGYPCDPACIYSAKLSCVNYQQSLTGVNLFCLTETLVQLDVLKRVKLILLMGHEYMRHRYYSEALECADYVLRHAPPLCAKRLEARLLALQCYCLTGSSDKSNECYNELNKDISFYEGCIGLLSLQLIVFMSIYAWLKRDFELCASFTSRCRDAMLSISGMVKYEWLPVAITSLQGHCEVALGNGVAAIKAQREAVRLCNVSGMPRFTLCNQTWLFVECLLRNDSYEEGCPLSMELVPILEAEFGSLSIECLRGLYVSAWSNQQVGCGHLLHPLLYLCSADRVHEAYNQIAGIQGSLVLEEFVIADICSSRSQHRSDALDLYKSLYERLGVLIQRTRHEIIAYIKSVYPLSDTSSLRDLSRFNLVSISSTLPDLNIHDDDLLGEMVADCERYHQKLLLVIRNLLSLKLLSLSSSQAMLIARRLYNAYVCQVSDDYVFKLCVGDNELDVYKHDMDNHNITSGSNIGSLYGSGVDRQPERFNASVSIRQNSVPHRGHELRSIEELLLKPASTPIGTICEICATNLEGSSNTPSEWFDKLFDLDPLCKVVIENSFSLILDVLRHMLTPSKRLVLLGHVASISGVEVDITTTFQELRSALERAIINRAL, encoded by the exons ATGGGAGGATATAGCATGGATAATTCTGCATCTCGGTTTGCGGATCCTCTGAAGGATTATGGCTTCGATCCATCAAGTTTGTTACATCCTGCTAAGGACAAGGAAAATAAGCTAGATGACGATTCTCTGGCGATTCTAAACTACTTTTCAGAGCATTCCAGTGGGCTGAATCTATTTCCTACTGAATTGTTTGATGTAGACAGTACTCCTGGTACATCACGTTCTCGTCGTTTGGACTGGTTGCATGATTTCCACGGTGACCATGGTAAGGAATCGGATCCTGACACAAGCGAAGATGTGCATCCGGATGATTTATTTGATG GCGCCGAACTCGGTAGACGCTTGACATTTTATATGCATGGTAATGCCTCTCCTACGGAACAATCTTATGGTAGTTGGGAGCTTCCTCACAGTCACCCTGTGCGCCCATCTCTATTAAGTCCAGATGATGAAGGCTTTGAGTTGAATACAAATTGGTACGAGCGCCTCCAGCTTGCATATCGCTCGGCATTACCTCGTAACAAGAAGCATAAATCTTTGTACGTTTTGGGTAGTGACGAGGAGCATGAGTTATTATT GGAGCTCGGTCGTTTTAGTAAATCTGCTTGTCTTGGTGCCACTTCATTGGTCTACACAATGTTGCATAACGGCATGAAATCATGCCCTCCTGATTATATTGAGATAACCAAATCAAGTTCACCTTTGATATACCAATTTTATCACAAGAAGTTCCCTCATG ATCGTCAATTTGTACATGATGGTATTGTCTATACATTAGTGCTAGGTCGACTAAACTGTAATTTGGGCGTGACCTATACCATGGCTAAGAAGATGTATTCTAATGACCACAAGGGTAAACAAGCTTTATGCGAAGCACTTTACCATCGTGGCTCTTACGGCCATTTTGCCATCCCAACTCAGTGCGTTGTTGATTACGTGGGAATAAGGGTAGTTGCTGAGCCATTGGTTCCGTTATATAAATCTACGCCTAGTGACTTTGTGACTGAGTTGCTTCGTAACTATCGTTCTGCTAGTGGTGACGCTGCCATTgacatttcatcatcccTGTTAGAGCATCCGGAGATATATGAGTCATTGAGGAGTTTATCGTCGTATTTACATTTATGTTCGTTACCTATACCCTTCGAGGCATCTGACATTTGTGGCTTTACGTGTTCCATATCTGGGACACCTACAGGATTGGTTTGCGAGCACTCTGGAGCTAATTTGCAACGTTGTGATAACAACCTTCATATTCGGCAGTGTCATGAAGTCCTTCCTCCTATTTTACAGGGCCATTCAGTGTACGATCCATTATTTTCTATGCGCTTTCGTCCAGAGTTTTGTTATACTTTTGATGGTGCATTGAGATCTACTGTGCGTTCCGCTGCTATCTTTAGTGATCAGCGTGATGATGGTCATATTGAGGATGCATTCCGTAAACTTCAGGTTATACTGGAAGATTGTGTCAGTCATTGTGATGAATTATTTGATTCATGGGATTTGCGTGAAACGTTTCATTCCTTTGGTGTTAACATGCGTTATTTAGGCATGGCATATGAGTGTGCTGTGTATGCTGGTCTTAAGAATTTACTTGCTAGTGACATGGTTTCGCGTGCAGTTAAGCACTTATGGGATCTACAGTTGCAGTCCATATTCAACAGTGGTACTATTGACCTAGAGAATGTAATGAG GCGCTTATTACGTTTAATTAATGACACTTTTGGTCTTTTACCGGATTCATCTGATTTTTGGTCTCAGAGTGTTATTCCTGAGGTTGCTCGGCATTTTAATTTGGTTGACCTAGAGGGCATATCATATCGTCTGTTGCCTCACTTATTGCTGAAGAGTTCTTTAGAGTTTCATTTAGGGATTTTAATCCCACCTCCTAAGGGTGGCCATACTTATCGCAGTCccattatatttcatgATTTCAATCGCATACAGATGCCGGAATCACTTGTCAAGAACAGGGTTCCATATAGCATCTCTAATACTGTTGACAACACATATTATCCTCTGGCTTCATCACGTTCCTTTGTATCGCCACCTCAGACTTTTTGCAACCTGTTACTCAATGTGTTATTTCCCAAGGTCAACACCGTGCGCCCTTATCGCGAGTTACAGATTTTACAGGCCGCATCTAAGTTATATAAAGGACATACCGCTTCAATTGGCCCGGCAACATTGATTAGAGCAACTACGTGGGAGTTGGGATTATCTAAGCAATTGGAATGTCGTTTGGTCGGTAACGGATATCCTTGTGACCCGGCGTGCATCTACAGCGCTAAATTATCATGTGTCAATTATCAACAGTCTCTTACTGGCGTGAATCTATTTTGCTTAACTGAGACCTTAGTCCAGCTTGATGTGCTAAAGCGTGTGAAGTTGATCCTTTTGATGGGTCACGAGTATATGCGTCATCGATACTACTCTGAGGCATTAGAATGTGCAGATTATGTTTTGCGCCATGCACCTCCTCTTTGTGCAAAACGTCTTGAAGCGCGTCTTTTGGCTTTACAATGTTACTGTTTAACAGGTTCATCTGATAAGAGTAATGAGTGTTACAACGAGTTGAATAAAGACATTAGTTTTTATGAAGGTTGTATAGGTCTGCTATCATTGCAGTTGATTGTCTTCATGTCCATCTATGCATGGTTAAAACGTGATTTCGAGTTATGCGCATCTTTTACGTCACGTTGCCGTGACGCCATGCTTAGTATTTCTGGAATGGTCAAGTATGAATGGCTTCCTGTAGCTATAACCTCATTACAGGGCCACTGTGAAGTCGCACTTGGTAACGGCGTGGCTGCTATTAAGGCACAGCGTGAGGCTGTACGACTATGCAACGTTTCCGGTATGCCAAGGTTTACTCTGTGCAACCAGACCTGGTTATTTGTGGAGTGCTTACTTCGCAACGACTCTTATGAGGAAGGATGCCCACTGTCTATGGAGTTGGTACCTATATTAGAGGCTGAATTTGGGTCTTTATCGATCGAGTGCTTACGTGGCTTATATGTTTCTGCATGGTCTAATCAACAGGTTGGATGTGGCCATTTACTTCATCCACTGCTCTACCTTTGCAGTGCCGACCGGGTTCACGAGGCTTAT AATCAAATTGCTGGCATCCAGGGTTCTCTAGTGCTAGAGGAATTTGTGATTGCTGATATTTGTTCATCTCGAAGTCAACATCGTAGTGACGCTTTGGACCTTTACAAATCGTTGTATGAGCGTCTAGGTGTGCTAATCCAGAGGACTCGCCATGAGATAATTGCCTATATAAAATCGGTATATCCACTATCTGATACATCTTCTCTCAGGGATTTATCTCGTTTCAATCTGGTCTCCATATCATCGACGCTGCCTGATCTTAATATCCATGATGACGATCTCTTGGGGGAGATGGTGGCTGATTGCGAGCGCTACCACCAGAAGTTGTTACTAGTGATTCGTAACTTGTTAAGTCTGAAATTGCTGTCTCTCAGCAGCTCTCAAGCCATGTTAATAGCCCGTCGTCTATACAACGCTTACGTTTGCCAGGTATCTGATGACTACGTCTTTAAGTTATGTGTTGGTGACAATGAATTGGACGTTTACAAACACGATATGGATAATCATAACATCACCAGCGGCTCCAACATAGGGTCACTTTATGGAAGTGGAGTCGATCGTCAACCGGAGCGCTTCAACGCTTCAGTATCCATACGACAGAACAGTGTACCTCACCGTGGCCACGAACTACGTTCAATTGAGGAATTGTTGCTGAAACCTGCATCAACCCCTATCGGTACAATTTGCGAAATTTGTGCAACTAACTTGGAAGGCAGTAGCAATACTCCTTCGGAATG GTTTGACAAGCTATTTGACCTTGATCCACTATGCAAAGTTGTTATTGAAAATTCATTCAGTCTTATTTTGGATGTATTACGTCACATGTTAACTCCCAGCAAGCGTTTGGTTCTCCTGGGCCACGTTGCCAGTATAAGCGGGGTCGAGGTTGACATTACAACTACATTCCAGGAGCTTCGCTCTGCTCTGGAGCGCGCGATCATAAATCGGGCGTTATAA